In Oryza glaberrima chromosome 8, OglaRS2, whole genome shotgun sequence, the following are encoded in one genomic region:
- the LOC127781888 gene encoding 65-kDa microtubule-associated protein 8 — protein sequence MGSLKMTGKAPCTALPESSCAYLLQELKMIWDEVGQEENERERILQEIEQECQEVYRRKVNSANMSRIQLHQALAESEAEFTNLLLSLGERSFPGRPEKMTGTLKEQLNSITPALQEMQMRKEARLKQFIEVQTEIQRIASEIAGRPENEAITVNQEDLSLKKLEEHQSELQRLKREKSDRLCKVEEYKVLIHNYAKIMGMDPSKILSNVHTSLLDGANDQQTKNISDDILNKLNTMVQQLKEEKNQRMDKLHSLGKALTKLWNILDTNMEERRPYGEIKIYSMTSGSSMLGPGSLTLETIQKIESEVQRLDHLKASKMKELFMIKQTEIKEICKKSHMDMPYQTEMNKIMDVIMSGDVDHDDLLKTMDEYIYKVKEEATSRKEIMDKVEKWMASCDEERWLEEYSRDERRYSISRGAHKHLKRAERARIIVNKIPGLVELLMAKTEIWEQEREKVFYYDELPLLAMLKDYMLTLKEKEEEKYRQWENKKVQTQLARRHENSFILRPDTSCSRPSSRGFNTSPGSSTIWSSRLPTMVQQPSADNSSAEKDVHIRKVRNRSMQRALGNNRSISISYEDKTPSLSAIKQGVSPI from the exons ATGGGATCACTCAAGATGACTGGAAAAGCTCCCTGTACAGCACTGCCAGAGTCCTCATGTGCCTACCTGCTTCAAGAACTGAAG ATGATATGGGATGAAGTTGGGCAAGAAGAAaatgaaagagagagaataCTTCAAGAGATAGAGCAGGAATGCCAGGAAGTTTATAGGAGAAAAGTAAATAGTGCAAATATGTCTCGGATTCAACTGCATCAAGCGTTGGCTGAATCCGAGGCAGAATTTACCAACCTACTTCTTTCTCTTGGAGAAAGATCATTCCCAGGCCGA CCTGAGAAAATGACAGGTACGCTAAAGGAGCAGCTGAATTCCATCACACCAGCCCTGCAAGAAATGCAGATGAGAAAAGAAGCCAGACTGAAGCAGTTCATAGAGGTTCAAACTGAGATACAAAGAATCGCCTCTGAAATAGCAGGACGCCCTGAGAATGAAGCCATCACAGTGAATCAAGAAGATCTGTCACTAAAGAAACTCGAGGAGCACCAAAGTGAACTGCAAAGGcttaaaagagaaaag AGTGATCGCCTGTGCAAAGTTGAAGAGTACAAGGTTCTCATTCACAACTACGCAAAGATTATGGGGATGGATCCCTCAAAGATCCTCTCTAATGTCCACACAAGCTTGTTAGATGGCGCAAATGatcaacaaacaaaaaacatCAGTGATGACATTCTTAACAAGCTCAACACCATGGTCCAGCAACTTAAAGAAGAGAAGAACCAGAGAATGGACAAG CTCCATAGCCTTGGGAAAGCATTGACAAAATTATGGAATATTCTGGATACTAACATGGAAGAGCGCAGGCCATATGGTGAAATTAAGATATATTCAATGACTTCAGGAAGCAGTATGCTAGGCCCAGGAAGCCTCACACTCGAGACAATTCAGAAG ATCGAATCTGAAGTTCAGCGACTAGACCATCTAAAGGCAAGCAAAATGAAAGAGCTCTTCATGATAAAGCAAACCGAGATAAAGGAAATTTGCAAGAAGTCACATATGGATATGCCTTACCAGACAGAGATGAACAAAATAATGGATGTGATAATGTCAG GGGATGTGGACCATGATGATCTACTAAAGACAATGGAtgaatatatatacaaagtAAAAGAGGAGGCAACAAGTCGTAAAGAAATAATGGACAAGGTTGAAAAATGGATGGCTTCATGTGATGAAGAGAGATGGCTAGAAGAATACAGCAGG GATGAGAGAAGGTATTCGATAAGCAGAGGAGCACATAAGCATTTGAAGCGTGCAGAGCGTGCTAGAATCATCGTGAACAAAATCCCAG GCCTGGTAGAACTCTTAATGGCAAAGACAGAGATCTGGGAACAAGAGAGGGAAAAGGTCTTCTACTACGACGAG CTTCCCCTATTGGCCATGCTGAAAGACTACATGCTAACACTgaaggaaaaggaagaagaaaaatacagGCAATGG GAGAATAAAAAGGTACAGACTCAACTTGCAAGGAGGCATGAGAATTCATTTATATTAAGACCCGACACAAGCTGCAGTCGTCCATCAAGCAGAGGCTTCAATACCAGCCCTGGCTCAAGTACTATTTGGAGCAGCAGACTTCCTACTATGGTTCAACAACCTAGTGCAGATAATTCCTCAGCTGAAAAAGATGTGCATATAAGAAAAGTTAGGAACAGAAGTATGCAGCGCGCGCTAGGAAATAACAGAAGCATCTCAATCTCTTATGAAGATAAAACACCAAGTCTCTCCGCAATAAAACAAGGCGTTTCaccaatttga